From one Sorangium aterium genomic stretch:
- a CDS encoding DUF6691 family protein, whose product MRQGAAAFLAGLLFAVGLGVSGMTQPSRVIAFLDVAGDWDPSLAFVMAGAVSVHFLAYRVLRRRRRGGGSDAPGLARAPRFPLLADRAVVPTRADIDARLVAGAGLFGVGWGLAGYCPGPALVSLATGSSAVLAFVAAMAAGMAIERFATARGRGETSEQTME is encoded by the coding sequence ATGAGGCAGGGCGCGGCCGCATTCCTGGCCGGCTTGCTGTTCGCCGTGGGGCTCGGCGTCTCCGGCATGACGCAGCCGTCCAGGGTCATCGCCTTCCTCGACGTGGCCGGCGACTGGGACCCGAGCCTCGCGTTCGTGATGGCCGGCGCGGTCTCCGTCCACTTCCTGGCCTACCGCGTCCTTCGCCGGCGGCGGCGCGGGGGCGGCTCCGATGCGCCCGGCCTTGCTCGCGCGCCGAGGTTTCCCCTCCTGGCCGATCGGGCGGTCGTCCCGACGCGCGCCGACATCGACGCGCGCCTCGTCGCCGGTGCCGGGCTCTTCGGTGTCGGCTGGGGTCTCGCCGGGTACTGCCCGGGGCCGGCGCTCGTCTCGCTGGCGACCGGATCGAGCGCCGTCCTCGCGTTCGTCGCGGCGATGGCCGCCGGCATGGCGATCGAGCGTTTCGCCACGGCCAGGGGGAGGGGC